The genome window CTAAAACATTGCTCAATCTATAAATTCCGTTTTTATGAAAAACTCTTATCGAAGTATAATAAAGAATTTATAATTCTAGTAAGTATCTTTTATAGGTCTCAAAAATTTGCTATATTCATAATATATGAAGATAGATTTCTATCAAGAAAGGATTTTTGATAAAAATAAAACAATCAAAATCTCTTTCAATGAAACCGTACTTTCTAAATTAAAAACATACTCAATTGAAGACTATATAAACGATGTTACAATAAATGGGTTAGAATATACTTGGAAGTATATTTGCGAATATGTTTTGACCTATGGAGAAAATGAAAATCTTTTGAACATAAAAAATTTTGGGGAGCTATATGAGATAGGGCTTGCTGTCCAAGATAAAATCAAAAAGAAAAACAATGGACAGTATTACACTCCCGAAGACGTCGCCATGGTAATGAGCGAATATTTTAACTCTGTAACAGGTGAAAACATATGTGATGTCGCATGTGGAACTGGGAAACTCATTTTAACGTTTTTGGACTTTATTGGTGAAGAAAAATCAAAATCCTTAATAAAAGACGGAAGACTTTATTTATACGATATTGATGGAGTTGCCTTAAACATCTGTAAGACATCAATTTTATTAAAATATGGGAAGGACTTAAACGATAAAGTTAATTGCGTTGTAGGCGATTTTCTTTCTACAAAAATAAATCTTCCAGGAAATTGTAAGGTCATTTCAAATCCTCCATATGCGGCTATCCAGCAAATCGGATTATACTGGGAAGATACTAAAGTTTTAAAAGATTCGAAAGAATTATATTCATGCTTTATGGAAAAAATAATTAGAAATTGCGATTCTGCCGTCATAATAACCCCATACAGTTTTATTTCTGGTGCAAAATTCTTTTCTCTGAGAACCCTCATGAATCAATGTTCTGGAGAAATTTACTCTTTTGACAATGTTCCTGGAAACATTTTTTGTGGTAGAAAGCACGGAATTTTTAATACAAATACGAGCAATTCCGTTCGCGCTGCAATTACAGTTCTTCGAAAAAATAATTGCAATGGATTTAGGTTAACTCCTCTCATTCGTTTTAAGTCGATAGAAAGAAAAGCATTACTGAAACATAATACTATGGAGACTTTTTTATCAGAAAAACGACAAAAAATTTCTGCTG of Treponema pectinovorum contains these proteins:
- a CDS encoding N-6 DNA methylase, translated to MKIDFYQERIFDKNKTIKISFNETVLSKLKTYSIEDYINDVTINGLEYTWKYICEYVLTYGENENLLNIKNFGELYEIGLAVQDKIKKKNNGQYYTPEDVAMVMSEYFNSVTGENICDVACGTGKLILTFLDFIGEEKSKSLIKDGRLYLYDIDGVALNICKTSILLKYGKDLNDKVNCVVGDFLSTKINLPGNCKVISNPPYAAIQQIGLYWEDTKVLKDSKELYSCFMEKIIRNCDSAVIITPYSFISGAKFFSLRTLMNQCSGEIYSFDNVPGNIFCGRKHGIFNTNTSNSVRAAITVLRKNNCNGFRLTPLIRFKSIERKALLKHNTMETFLSEKRQKISADFPAYYKCFKELQPLYDRIMEKSDNHTLSEIISNDGKYTLSMANTCRYFTSAFSGLIKRNGLIILHFEDEKKFNYAYCLINSSFAYWHWRLFDGGITYPLGLLLKIPVIYNCLTDEDHVFFKQTFNEMSKEADKFIIRKNNVGVQENIKYPREYRYKINQRFFKILNIKVDDSTMNLIHSNMALKVNV